The genomic window TTCCCGGCAGAGTTGAAGTCTATGAAACATATGAACCATGGAAGTGACTATTCAATTGCACCTGACGTGGTGCTAACACTGAAAGACTTAGGTATTTGGCATCCCCGAAGCCGCCGTGCTGGCAAAAGAACTCATAGAACTAAGAGACACAACAAAAATTCCTCTGTGTCATCATACAATAATGACACAATCTGTCAAAGATCAACTGTGTGGACCTCTGTTTCTGATCAATGTCAAGCCAGATTTTGTGCTATGAATGCACAATCTCTTCGCAACAAAAGAACCGAGTTTGTTGACTTTGTGTTAACCCACAAGTTGGATTTAGTAGCTATTTGCGAAACATGGTTCAAAGATGGGGATAATGTTGTTATCAAAGATATTACTCCTGCAGGTTGCGAACTCAAACAAGTGCCACGCCCAAAACCAAAACGTGGAGGAGGAGTTGCTCTACTCTACAAGAGTGGTTTTACAGTGCGTTTTCCTGTCATCGCTATTGAACCAACATCGTTTGAGTTCCTGTCAACTGAACTAATTAGTTCAAACCAATCATTGTCTCTTACTATTCTCTACCGCCCTCAGCAAAAATCAACTGGATGTACTTTCACTGCATTTTTGGAGGAATTCTCACTATTGGTCGAAAGTGCTGTGATAAACCCAATGCCACTAATCATTGCAGGGGACTTCAATGTACACGTTGACAATGCTAATGACAGAGATGCTAACACTTTCAAGGAGCTTCTGTATGGCAGTGGCCTTCAACAGCATGTTGACACTGCAACGCACAAGAAGGGGCATACCTTGGACCTTTTCATCACAAGACTTGCCGACCTGCATACACCTATGTGGAGTGATCTGAACATAATTGATGGAACTTCAAGTCATTTTGCTATCACTGCCAGGCTTCACCTTAAGCGACCAAGCAACACCAAAAAAGCCATACCTTCTCGCAATATCTGCAATATTCAACTCGCTAATTTTTGTGATGATATTGAACCCTTAAACGATATTGTCAATGCAGGAAAAAACCACAAATCATCTGCCCAAGTTGAACAATACAATGGTATTCTATCACGTGCTCTTGATAAGCATGCTCCAGTTAAGCAGAGGTCTATAACCCTTCACCACAACTCTCCATGGTGCACTGACGCAGTCAGAGCTGCCAAGAAGAAACGTCGCCAGATCGAAAATAAGTGGAGACGCACACACTTGGAAATTGACCGCCAACTCTACTGCGAGCAAAAGAAATTGGTAATTCATCTAACCGAACGAGCCAAATCCAATTACTACAATGAGCTTTTTGCTGACCATCGCAAGGACCAGAAGCAGATTTACCGCCTAACTGACAAACTTCTTCACAAGAACAAGAGCTCGCCCGTCCCTTTTGCACGAGTCCAGTACAACCTTGCCCATGAGTTCTGCACTTTCTTCACTGACAAGATCAAGCGAATCCGTGATGGTCAGGAGACTGTTCATACATGTGAGCCACATGGCTCTGATGGGCATGCATCATCAAAACTTAATGCATTTGACGACGTGACTGTTAAAAATGTTCACGC from Asterias amurensis chromosome 17, ASM3211899v1 includes these protein-coding regions:
- the LOC139950084 gene encoding uncharacterized protein, with the translated sequence MNAQSLRNKRTEFVDFVLTHKLDLVAICETWFKDGDNVVIKDITPAGCELKQVPRPKPKRGGGVALLYKSGFTVRFPVIAIEPTSFEFLSTELISSNQSLSLTILYRPQQKSTGCTFTAFLEEFSLLVESAVINPMPLIIAGDFNVHVDNANDRDANTFKELLYGSGLQQHVDTATHKKGHTLDLFITRLADLHTPMWSDLNIIDGTSSHFAITARLHLKRPSNTKKAIPSRNICNIQLANFCDDIEPLNDIVNAGKNHKSSAQVEQYNGILSRALDKHAPVKQRSITLHHNSPWCTDAVRAAKKKRRQIENKWRRTHLEIDRQLYCEQKKLVIHLTERAKSNYYNELFADHRKDQKQIYRLTDKLLHKNKSSPVPFARVQYNLAHEFCTFFTDKIKRIRDGQETVHTCEPHGSDGHASSKLNAFDDVTVKNVHATLTKSPPKSCNLDPIPAKLLKQCEIAILPAKTTIINTSHRSGQVPPSLKVAQIQPTLKKATLDPNEMSNYRAALG